The genome window AGGCTCGCGATGGAGTCCTGGAACTCGTAGTACCCGTTCTTCTTCCAGACGCACCACGCGATCTCCGCGAGGATGAGCAACAGCACGAACGGCGTCACGACGGCGTAGACGTTGATGTCCATGGGCGACACCGTCTCACCCCAGCCCACGTCGGTGCGT of Pseudomonadota bacterium contains these proteins:
- a CDS encoding sterol desaturase family protein — translated: MDINVYAVVTPFVLLLILAEIAWCVWKKNGYYEFQDSIASL